A single region of the Pan troglodytes isolate AG18354 chromosome 18, NHGRI_mPanTro3-v2.0_pri, whole genome shotgun sequence genome encodes:
- the DEF8 gene encoding differentially expressed in FDCP 8 homolog isoform X4 codes for MEYDEKLARFRQAHLNPFNKQSGPRQHEQGPGEEVPDVTPEEALPELPPGEPEFRCPERVMDLGLSEDHFSRPVGLFLASDVQQLRQAIEECKQVILELPEQSEKQKDAVVRLIHLRLKLQELKDPNEDEPNIRVLLEHRFYKEKSKSVKQTCDKCNAIIWGLIQTWYTCTGCYYRCHSKCLNLISKPCVSSKVSHQAEYELNICPETGLDSQDYRCAECRAPISLRGVPSEARQCDYTGQYYCSHCHWNDLAVIPARVVHNWDFEPRKVSRCSMRYLALMVSRPVLRLREINPLLFSYVEELVEIRKLRQDILLMKPYFITCREAMEARLLLQDLLDVHAGRLGCSLTEIHTLFAKHIKLDCERCQAKGFVCELCREGDVLFPFDSHTSVCADCSAVFHRDCYYDNSTTCPKCARLSLRKQSLFQEPGPDVEA; via the exons ATGGAATATGATGAGAAGCTGGCCCGGTTCCGGCAGGCCCACCTCAACCCCTTCAACAAGCAGTCTGGGCCGAGACAGCATGAGCAGGGCCCTGGGGAGGAGGTCCCGGACGTCACTCCTGAAG AGGCCCTGCCTGAGCTGCCCCCTGGGGAGCCGGAATTCCGCTGCCCTGAACGCGTGATGGATCTCGGCCTGTCTGAGGACCACTTCTCCCGCCCTGTG GGTCTGTTCCTGGCCTCTGACGTCCAGCAGCTGCGGCAGGCGATCGAGGAGTGCAAGCAGGTGATTCTGGAGCTGCCCGAGCAATCGGAGAAGCAGAAGGATGCCGTGGTGCGACTCATCCACCTCCGGCTGAAGCTCCAGGAGCTGAAG GACCCCAATGAGGATGAGCCAAACATCCGAGTGCTCCTTGAGCACCGCTTTTACAAGGAGAAGAGCAAGAGCGTCAAGCAGACCTGTGACAAGTGTAACGCCATCATCTGGGGGCTCATTCAGACCTGGTACACCTGCACAG GGTGTTATTACCGCTGTCACAGTAAGTGCTTGAACCTCATCTCCAAGCCCTGTGTGAGCTCCAAAGTCAGCCACCAAGCTGAATACGAACTGAACATCTGCCCTGAGACAGGGCTGGACAGCCAGGATTACCGCTGTGCCGAGTGCCGGGCGCCCATCTCTCTGC GGGGTGTGCCCAGTGAGGCCAGGCAGTGCGACTACACCGGCCAGTACTACTGCAGCCACTGCCACTGGAACGACCTGGCTGTGATCCCTGCACGCGTCGTACACAACTGGGACTTTGAGCCTCGAAAG GTTTCTCGCTGCAGCATGCGCTACCTGGCGCTGATGGTGTCTCGGCCCGTACTCAGGCTCCGGGAGATCAACCCTCTGCTGTTCAGCTACGTGGAGGAGCTGGTGGAGATTCGC AAGCTGCGCCAGGACATCCTGCTCATGAAGCCGTACTTCATCACCTGCAGGGAGGCCATGGAGGCTCGTCTGCTGCTGCAG GACCTTCTGGACGTGCATGCCGGCCGCCTGGGCTGCTCGCTCACCGAGATCCACACGCTCTTCGCCAAGCACATCAAGCTGGACTGCGAG CGGTGCCAGGCCAAGGGCTTCGTGTGTGAGCTCTGCAGAGAGGGCGACGTGCTGTTCCCGTTCGACAGCCACACGTCTGTGTGCGCCGACTGCTCCGCGGTCTTCCACAG GGACTGCTACTACGACAACTCCACCACGTGTCCCAAGTGTGCCCGGCTCAGCCTGAGGAAGCAGTCGCTCTTCCAGGAGCCAGGTCCCGATGTGGAGGCCTAG
- the TUBB3 gene encoding tubulin beta-3 chain (The RefSeq protein has 1 substitution compared to this genomic sequence), whose product MREIVHIQAGQCGNQIGAKFWEVISDEHGIDPSGNYVGDSDLQLERISVYYNEASSHKYVPRAILVDLEPGTMDSVRSGAFGHLFRPDNFIFGQSGAGNNWAKGHYTEGAELVDSVLDVVRKECENCDCLQGFQLTHSLGGGTGSGMGTLLISKVREEYPDRIMNTFSVVPSPKVSDTVVEPYNATLSIHQLVENTDETYCIDNEALYDICFRTLKLATPTYGDLNHLVSATMSGVTTSLRFPGQLNADLRKLAVNMVPFPRLHFFMPGFAPLTARGSQQYRALTVPELTQQMFDAKNMMAACDPRHGRYLTVATVFRGRMSMKEVDEQMLAIQSKNSSYFVEWIPNNVKVAVCDIPPRGLKMSSTFIGNSTAIQELFKRISEQFTAMFRRKAFLHWYTGEGTDEMEFTEAESNMNDLVSEYQQYQDATAEEEGEMYEDDEEESEAQGPK is encoded by the exons TTCTGGGAAGTCATCAGTGATGAGCATGGCATCGACCCCAGCGGCAACTACGTGGGCGACTCGGACTTGCAGCTGGAGCGGATCAGCGTCTACTACAACGAGGCCTCTT CTCACAAGTACGTGCCTCGAGCCATTCTGGTGGACCTGGAACCCGGAACCATGGACAGTGTCCGCTCAGGGGCCTTTGGACATCTCTTCAGGCCTGACAATTTCATCTTTG GTCAGAGTGGGGCCGGCAACAACTGGGCCAAGGGTCACTACACGGAGGGGGCGGAGCTGGTGGATTCGGTCCTGGATGTCGTGCGGAAGGAGTGTGAAAACTGCGACTGCCTGCAGGGCTTCCAGCTGACCCACTCGCTGGGGGGCGGCACGGGCTCCGGCATGGGCACGCTGCTCATCAGCAAGGTGCGTGAGGAGTATCCCGACCGCATCATGAACACCTTCAGCGTCGTGCCCTCGCCCAAGGTGTCAGACACGGTGGTGGAGCCCTACAACGCCACGCTGTCCATCCACCAGCTGGTGGAGAACACGGATGAGACCTACTGCATCGACAACGAGGCGCTCTACGACATCTGCTTCCGCACCCTCAAGCTGGCCACGCCCACCTACGGGGACCTCAACCACCTGGTGTCGGCCACCATGAGCGGAGTCACCACCTCCTTGCGCTTCCCGGGCCAGCTCAACGCTGACCTGCGCAAGCTGGCCGTCAACATGGTGCCCTTCCCGCGCCTGCACTTCTTCATGCCCGGCTTCGCCCCCCTCACAGCCCGGGGCAGCCAGCAGTACCGGGCCCTGACCGTGCCCGAGCTCACCCAGCAGATGTTCGATGCCAAGAACATGATGGCTGCCTGCGACCCACGCCACGGCCGCTACCTGACGGTGGCCACCGTGTTCCGGGGCCGCATGTCCATGAAGGAGGTGGACGAGCAGATGCTGGCCATCCAGAGCAAGAACAGCAGCTACTTCGTGGAGTGGATCCCCAACAACGTGAAGGTGGCCGTGTGTGACATCCCGCCCCGCGGCCTCAAGATGTCCTCCACCTTCATCGGCAACAGCACGGCCATCCAGGAGCTGTTCAAGCGCATCTCCGAGCAGTTCACGGCCATGTTCCGGCGCAAGGCCTTCCTGCACTGGTACACGGGCGAGGGCATGGACGAGATGGAGTTCACCGAGGCCGAGAGCAACATGAATGACCTGGTGTCCGAGTACCAGCAGTACCAGGACGCCACGGCCGAGGAGGAGGGTGAGATGTACGAAGACGACGAGGAGGAGTCGGAGGCCCAGGGCCCCAAGTGA
- the DEF8 gene encoding differentially expressed in FDCP 8 homolog isoform X5: MNLRAGGGSSERGAGSSGAGRPGGSSAAGRPGRCEAAVSRCRTHGQASVASSPRGMAVLSLRAPGPWQAIQVWADRTLLTPHTGVTSQVLGVAAAVMTPLPGGHAAGRTREARWDAMEYDEKLARFRQAHLNPFNKQSGPRQHEQGPGEEVPDVTPEEALPELPPGEPEFRCPERVMDLGLSEDHFSRPVGLFLASDVQQLRQAIEECKQVILELPEQSEKQKDAVVRLIHLRLKLQELKDPNEDEPNIRVLLEHRFYKEKSKSVKQTCDKCNAIIWGLIQTWYTCTGCYYRCHSKCLNLISKPCVSSKVSHQAEYELNICPETGLDSQDYRCAECRAPISLRGVPSEARQCDYTGQYYCSHCHWNDLAVIPARVVHNWDFEPRKVSRCSMRYLALMVSRPVLRLREINPLLFSYVEELVEIRKLRQDILLMKPYFITCREAMEARLLLQLQDRQHFVENDEMYSVQDLLDVHAGRLGCSLTEIHTLFAKHIKLDCERCQAKGFVCELCREGDVLFPFDSHTSVCADCSAVFHRDCYYDNSTTCPKCARLSLRKQSLFQEPGPDVEA; the protein is encoded by the exons ATGAACCTCCGCGCCGGAGGCGGCAGCAGCGAGCGCGGGGCTGGATCCAGCGGAGCGGGGCGGCCGGGCGGATCCAGCGCAGCCGGGAGGCCGGGCAGATGCGAGGCGGCGGTCAG CAGGTGCCGAACCCACGGCCAGGCTTCCGTGGCAAGCAGCCCTAGAGGAATGGCCGTCCTGTCCCTGCGAGCCCCTGGGCCCTGGCAGGCGATCCAGGTATGGGCAGACAGGACGCTGTTGACTCCGCACACTGGGGTGACTTCTCAGGTTCTCGGGGTGGCAGCTGCAGTGATGACACCACTTCCTGGTGGTCACGCCGCGGGCAGGACGCGGGAGGCCAG GTGGGATGCTATGGAATATGATGAGAAGCTGGCCCGGTTCCGGCAGGCCCACCTCAACCCCTTCAACAAGCAGTCTGGGCCGAGACAGCATGAGCAGGGCCCTGGGGAGGAGGTCCCGGACGTCACTCCTGAAG AGGCCCTGCCTGAGCTGCCCCCTGGGGAGCCGGAATTCCGCTGCCCTGAACGCGTGATGGATCTCGGCCTGTCTGAGGACCACTTCTCCCGCCCTGTG GGTCTGTTCCTGGCCTCTGACGTCCAGCAGCTGCGGCAGGCGATCGAGGAGTGCAAGCAGGTGATTCTGGAGCTGCCCGAGCAATCGGAGAAGCAGAAGGATGCCGTGGTGCGACTCATCCACCTCCGGCTGAAGCTCCAGGAGCTGAAG GACCCCAATGAGGATGAGCCAAACATCCGAGTGCTCCTTGAGCACCGCTTTTACAAGGAGAAGAGCAAGAGCGTCAAGCAGACCTGTGACAAGTGTAACGCCATCATCTGGGGGCTCATTCAGACCTGGTACACCTGCACAG GGTGTTATTACCGCTGTCACAGTAAGTGCTTGAACCTCATCTCCAAGCCCTGTGTGAGCTCCAAAGTCAGCCACCAAGCTGAATACGAACTGAACATCTGCCCTGAGACAGGGCTGGACAGCCAGGATTACCGCTGTGCCGAGTGCCGGGCGCCCATCTCTCTGC GGGGTGTGCCCAGTGAGGCCAGGCAGTGCGACTACACCGGCCAGTACTACTGCAGCCACTGCCACTGGAACGACCTGGCTGTGATCCCTGCACGCGTCGTACACAACTGGGACTTTGAGCCTCGAAAG GTTTCTCGCTGCAGCATGCGCTACCTGGCGCTGATGGTGTCTCGGCCCGTACTCAGGCTCCGGGAGATCAACCCTCTGCTGTTCAGCTACGTGGAGGAGCTGGTGGAGATTCGC AAGCTGCGCCAGGACATCCTGCTCATGAAGCCGTACTTCATCACCTGCAGGGAGGCCATGGAGGCTCGTCTGCTGCTGCAG CTCCAGGATCGGCAGCATTTTGTGGAGAACGACGAGATGTACTCTGTCCAGGACCTTCTGGACGTGCATGCCGGCCGCCTGGGCTGCTCGCTCACCGAGATCCACACGCTCTTCGCCAAGCACATCAAGCTGGACTGCGAG CGGTGCCAGGCCAAGGGCTTCGTGTGTGAGCTCTGCAGAGAGGGCGACGTGCTGTTCCCGTTCGACAGCCACACGTCTGTGTGCGCCGACTGCTCCGCGGTCTTCCACAG GGACTGCTACTACGACAACTCCACCACGTGTCCCAAGTGTGCCCGGCTCAGCCTGAGGAAGCAGTCGCTCTTCCAGGAGCCAGGTCCCGATGTGGAGGCCTAG
- the DEF8 gene encoding differentially expressed in FDCP 8 homolog isoform X2, producing the protein MNLRAGGGSSERGAGSSGAGRPGGSSAAGRPGRCEAAVRWDAMEYDEKLARFRQAHLNPFNKQSGPRQHEQGPGEEVPDVTPEEALPELPPGEPEFRCPERVMDLGLSEDHFSRPVGLFLASDVQQLRQAIEECKQVILELPEQSEKQKDAVVRLIHLRLKLQELKDPNEDEPNIRVLLEHRFYKEKSKSVKQTCDKCNAIIWGLIQTWYTCTGCYYRCHSKCLNLISKPCVSSKVSHQAEYELNICPETGLDSQDYRCAECRAPISLRGVPSEARQCDYTGQYYCSHCHWNDLAVIPARVVHNWDFEPRKVSRCSMRYLALMVSRPVLRLREINPLLFSYVEELVEIRKLRQDILLMKPYFITCREAMEARLLLQDLLDVHAGRLGCSLTEIHTLFAKHIKLDCERCQAKGFVCELCREGDVLFPFDSHTSVCADCSAVFHRDCYYDNSTTCPKCARLSLRKQSLFQEPGPDVEA; encoded by the exons ATGAACCTCCGCGCCGGAGGCGGCAGCAGCGAGCGCGGGGCTGGATCCAGCGGAGCGGGGCGGCCGGGCGGATCCAGCGCAGCCGGGAGGCCGGGCAGATGCGAGGCGGCGGTCAG GTGGGATGCTATGGAATATGATGAGAAGCTGGCCCGGTTCCGGCAGGCCCACCTCAACCCCTTCAACAAGCAGTCTGGGCCGAGACAGCATGAGCAGGGCCCTGGGGAGGAGGTCCCGGACGTCACTCCTGAAG AGGCCCTGCCTGAGCTGCCCCCTGGGGAGCCGGAATTCCGCTGCCCTGAACGCGTGATGGATCTCGGCCTGTCTGAGGACCACTTCTCCCGCCCTGTG GGTCTGTTCCTGGCCTCTGACGTCCAGCAGCTGCGGCAGGCGATCGAGGAGTGCAAGCAGGTGATTCTGGAGCTGCCCGAGCAATCGGAGAAGCAGAAGGATGCCGTGGTGCGACTCATCCACCTCCGGCTGAAGCTCCAGGAGCTGAAG GACCCCAATGAGGATGAGCCAAACATCCGAGTGCTCCTTGAGCACCGCTTTTACAAGGAGAAGAGCAAGAGCGTCAAGCAGACCTGTGACAAGTGTAACGCCATCATCTGGGGGCTCATTCAGACCTGGTACACCTGCACAG GGTGTTATTACCGCTGTCACAGTAAGTGCTTGAACCTCATCTCCAAGCCCTGTGTGAGCTCCAAAGTCAGCCACCAAGCTGAATACGAACTGAACATCTGCCCTGAGACAGGGCTGGACAGCCAGGATTACCGCTGTGCCGAGTGCCGGGCGCCCATCTCTCTGC GGGGTGTGCCCAGTGAGGCCAGGCAGTGCGACTACACCGGCCAGTACTACTGCAGCCACTGCCACTGGAACGACCTGGCTGTGATCCCTGCACGCGTCGTACACAACTGGGACTTTGAGCCTCGAAAG GTTTCTCGCTGCAGCATGCGCTACCTGGCGCTGATGGTGTCTCGGCCCGTACTCAGGCTCCGGGAGATCAACCCTCTGCTGTTCAGCTACGTGGAGGAGCTGGTGGAGATTCGC AAGCTGCGCCAGGACATCCTGCTCATGAAGCCGTACTTCATCACCTGCAGGGAGGCCATGGAGGCTCGTCTGCTGCTGCAG GACCTTCTGGACGTGCATGCCGGCCGCCTGGGCTGCTCGCTCACCGAGATCCACACGCTCTTCGCCAAGCACATCAAGCTGGACTGCGAG CGGTGCCAGGCCAAGGGCTTCGTGTGTGAGCTCTGCAGAGAGGGCGACGTGCTGTTCCCGTTCGACAGCCACACGTCTGTGTGCGCCGACTGCTCCGCGGTCTTCCACAG GGACTGCTACTACGACAACTCCACCACGTGTCCCAAGTGTGCCCGGCTCAGCCTGAGGAAGCAGTCGCTCTTCCAGGAGCCAGGTCCCGATGTGGAGGCCTAG
- the DEF8 gene encoding differentially expressed in FDCP 8 homolog isoform X1: MNLRAGGGSSERGAGSSGAGRPGGSSAAGRPGRCEAAVRWDAMEYDEKLARFRQAHLNPFNKQSGPRQHEQGPGEEVPDVTPEEALPELPPGEPEFRCPERVMDLGLSEDHFSRPVGLFLASDVQQLRQAIEECKQVILELPEQSEKQKDAVVRLIHLRLKLQELKDPNEDEPNIRVLLEHRFYKEKSKSVKQTCDKCNAIIWGLIQTWYTCTGCYYRCHSKCLNLISKPCVSSKVSHQAEYELNICPETGLDSQDYRCAECRAPISLRGVPSEARQCDYTGQYYCSHCHWNDLAVIPARVVHNWDFEPRKVSRCSMRYLALMVSRPVLRLREINPLLFSYVEELVEIRKLRQDILLMKPYFITCREAMEARLLLQLQDRQHFVENDEMYSVQDLLDVHAGRLGCSLTEIHTLFAKHIKLDCERCQAKGFVCELCREGDVLFPFDSHTSVCADCSAVFHRDCYYDNSTTCPKCARLSLRKQSLFQEPGPDVEA; this comes from the exons ATGAACCTCCGCGCCGGAGGCGGCAGCAGCGAGCGCGGGGCTGGATCCAGCGGAGCGGGGCGGCCGGGCGGATCCAGCGCAGCCGGGAGGCCGGGCAGATGCGAGGCGGCGGTCAG GTGGGATGCTATGGAATATGATGAGAAGCTGGCCCGGTTCCGGCAGGCCCACCTCAACCCCTTCAACAAGCAGTCTGGGCCGAGACAGCATGAGCAGGGCCCTGGGGAGGAGGTCCCGGACGTCACTCCTGAAG AGGCCCTGCCTGAGCTGCCCCCTGGGGAGCCGGAATTCCGCTGCCCTGAACGCGTGATGGATCTCGGCCTGTCTGAGGACCACTTCTCCCGCCCTGTG GGTCTGTTCCTGGCCTCTGACGTCCAGCAGCTGCGGCAGGCGATCGAGGAGTGCAAGCAGGTGATTCTGGAGCTGCCCGAGCAATCGGAGAAGCAGAAGGATGCCGTGGTGCGACTCATCCACCTCCGGCTGAAGCTCCAGGAGCTGAAG GACCCCAATGAGGATGAGCCAAACATCCGAGTGCTCCTTGAGCACCGCTTTTACAAGGAGAAGAGCAAGAGCGTCAAGCAGACCTGTGACAAGTGTAACGCCATCATCTGGGGGCTCATTCAGACCTGGTACACCTGCACAG GGTGTTATTACCGCTGTCACAGTAAGTGCTTGAACCTCATCTCCAAGCCCTGTGTGAGCTCCAAAGTCAGCCACCAAGCTGAATACGAACTGAACATCTGCCCTGAGACAGGGCTGGACAGCCAGGATTACCGCTGTGCCGAGTGCCGGGCGCCCATCTCTCTGC GGGGTGTGCCCAGTGAGGCCAGGCAGTGCGACTACACCGGCCAGTACTACTGCAGCCACTGCCACTGGAACGACCTGGCTGTGATCCCTGCACGCGTCGTACACAACTGGGACTTTGAGCCTCGAAAG GTTTCTCGCTGCAGCATGCGCTACCTGGCGCTGATGGTGTCTCGGCCCGTACTCAGGCTCCGGGAGATCAACCCTCTGCTGTTCAGCTACGTGGAGGAGCTGGTGGAGATTCGC AAGCTGCGCCAGGACATCCTGCTCATGAAGCCGTACTTCATCACCTGCAGGGAGGCCATGGAGGCTCGTCTGCTGCTGCAG CTCCAGGATCGGCAGCATTTTGTGGAGAACGACGAGATGTACTCTGTCCAGGACCTTCTGGACGTGCATGCCGGCCGCCTGGGCTGCTCGCTCACCGAGATCCACACGCTCTTCGCCAAGCACATCAAGCTGGACTGCGAG CGGTGCCAGGCCAAGGGCTTCGTGTGTGAGCTCTGCAGAGAGGGCGACGTGCTGTTCCCGTTCGACAGCCACACGTCTGTGTGCGCCGACTGCTCCGCGGTCTTCCACAG GGACTGCTACTACGACAACTCCACCACGTGTCCCAAGTGTGCCCGGCTCAGCCTGAGGAAGCAGTCGCTCTTCCAGGAGCCAGGTCCCGATGTGGAGGCCTAG
- the TUBB3 gene encoding tubulin beta-3 chain isoform X1, with the protein MDSVRSGAFGHLFRPDNFIFGQSGAGNNWAKGHYTEGAELVDSVLDVVRKECENCDCLQGFQLTHSLGGGTGSGMGTLLISKVREEYPDRIMNTFSVVPSPKVSDTVVEPYNATLSIHQLVENTDETYCIDNEALYDICFRTLKLATPTYGDLNHLVSATMSGVTTSLRFPGQLNADLRKLAVNMVPFPRLHFFMPGFAPLTARGSQQYRALTVPELTQQMFDAKNMMAACDPRHGRYLTVATVFRGRMSMKEVDEQMLAIQSKNSSYFVEWIPNNVKVAVCDIPPRGLKMSSTFIGNSTAIQELFKRISEQFTAMFRRKAFLHWYTGEGMDEMEFTEAESNMNDLVSEYQQYQDATAEEEGEMYEDDEEESEAQGPK; encoded by the exons ATGGACAGTGTCCGCTCAGGGGCCTTTGGACATCTCTTCAGGCCTGACAATTTCATCTTTG GTCAGAGTGGGGCCGGCAACAACTGGGCCAAGGGTCACTACACGGAGGGGGCGGAGCTGGTGGATTCGGTCCTGGATGTCGTGCGGAAGGAGTGTGAAAACTGCGACTGCCTGCAGGGCTTCCAGCTGACCCACTCGCTGGGGGGCGGCACGGGCTCCGGCATGGGCACGCTGCTCATCAGCAAGGTGCGTGAGGAGTATCCCGACCGCATCATGAACACCTTCAGCGTCGTGCCCTCGCCCAAGGTGTCAGACACGGTGGTGGAGCCCTACAACGCCACGCTGTCCATCCACCAGCTGGTGGAGAACACGGATGAGACCTACTGCATCGACAACGAGGCGCTCTACGACATCTGCTTCCGCACCCTCAAGCTGGCCACGCCCACCTACGGGGACCTCAACCACCTGGTGTCGGCCACCATGAGCGGAGTCACCACCTCCTTGCGCTTCCCGGGCCAGCTCAACGCTGACCTGCGCAAGCTGGCCGTCAACATGGTGCCCTTCCCGCGCCTGCACTTCTTCATGCCCGGCTTCGCCCCCCTCACAGCCCGGGGCAGCCAGCAGTACCGGGCCCTGACCGTGCCCGAGCTCACCCAGCAGATGTTCGATGCCAAGAACATGATGGCTGCCTGCGACCCACGCCACGGCCGCTACCTGACGGTGGCCACCGTGTTCCGGGGCCGCATGTCCATGAAGGAGGTGGACGAGCAGATGCTGGCCATCCAGAGCAAGAACAGCAGCTACTTCGTGGAGTGGATCCCCAACAACGTGAAGGTGGCCGTGTGTGACATCCCGCCCCGCGGCCTCAAGATGTCCTCCACCTTCATCGGCAACAGCACGGCCATCCAGGAGCTGTTCAAGCGCATCTCCGAGCAGTTCACGGCCATGTTCCGGCGCAAGGCCTTCCTGCACTGGTACACGGGCGAGGGCATGGACGAGATGGAGTTCACCGAGGCCGAGAGCAACATGAATGACCTGGTGTCCGAGTACCAGCAGTACCAGGACGCCACGGCCGAGGAGGAGGGTGAGATGTACGAAGACGACGAGGAGGAGTCGGAGGCCCAGGGCCCCAAGTGA
- the DEF8 gene encoding differentially expressed in FDCP 8 homolog isoform X3: MEYDEKLARFRQAHLNPFNKQSGPRQHEQGPGEEVPDVTPEEALPELPPGEPEFRCPERVMDLGLSEDHFSRPVGLFLASDVQQLRQAIEECKQVILELPEQSEKQKDAVVRLIHLRLKLQELKDPNEDEPNIRVLLEHRFYKEKSKSVKQTCDKCNAIIWGLIQTWYTCTGCYYRCHSKCLNLISKPCVSSKVSHQAEYELNICPETGLDSQDYRCAECRAPISLRGVPSEARQCDYTGQYYCSHCHWNDLAVIPARVVHNWDFEPRKVSRCSMRYLALMVSRPVLRLREINPLLFSYVEELVEIRKLRQDILLMKPYFITCREAMEARLLLQLQDRQHFVENDEMYSVQDLLDVHAGRLGCSLTEIHTLFAKHIKLDCERCQAKGFVCELCREGDVLFPFDSHTSVCADCSAVFHRDCYYDNSTTCPKCARLSLRKQSLFQEPGPDVEA; the protein is encoded by the exons ATGGAATATGATGAGAAGCTGGCCCGGTTCCGGCAGGCCCACCTCAACCCCTTCAACAAGCAGTCTGGGCCGAGACAGCATGAGCAGGGCCCTGGGGAGGAGGTCCCGGACGTCACTCCTGAAG AGGCCCTGCCTGAGCTGCCCCCTGGGGAGCCGGAATTCCGCTGCCCTGAACGCGTGATGGATCTCGGCCTGTCTGAGGACCACTTCTCCCGCCCTGTG GGTCTGTTCCTGGCCTCTGACGTCCAGCAGCTGCGGCAGGCGATCGAGGAGTGCAAGCAGGTGATTCTGGAGCTGCCCGAGCAATCGGAGAAGCAGAAGGATGCCGTGGTGCGACTCATCCACCTCCGGCTGAAGCTCCAGGAGCTGAAG GACCCCAATGAGGATGAGCCAAACATCCGAGTGCTCCTTGAGCACCGCTTTTACAAGGAGAAGAGCAAGAGCGTCAAGCAGACCTGTGACAAGTGTAACGCCATCATCTGGGGGCTCATTCAGACCTGGTACACCTGCACAG GGTGTTATTACCGCTGTCACAGTAAGTGCTTGAACCTCATCTCCAAGCCCTGTGTGAGCTCCAAAGTCAGCCACCAAGCTGAATACGAACTGAACATCTGCCCTGAGACAGGGCTGGACAGCCAGGATTACCGCTGTGCCGAGTGCCGGGCGCCCATCTCTCTGC GGGGTGTGCCCAGTGAGGCCAGGCAGTGCGACTACACCGGCCAGTACTACTGCAGCCACTGCCACTGGAACGACCTGGCTGTGATCCCTGCACGCGTCGTACACAACTGGGACTTTGAGCCTCGAAAG GTTTCTCGCTGCAGCATGCGCTACCTGGCGCTGATGGTGTCTCGGCCCGTACTCAGGCTCCGGGAGATCAACCCTCTGCTGTTCAGCTACGTGGAGGAGCTGGTGGAGATTCGC AAGCTGCGCCAGGACATCCTGCTCATGAAGCCGTACTTCATCACCTGCAGGGAGGCCATGGAGGCTCGTCTGCTGCTGCAG CTCCAGGATCGGCAGCATTTTGTGGAGAACGACGAGATGTACTCTGTCCAGGACCTTCTGGACGTGCATGCCGGCCGCCTGGGCTGCTCGCTCACCGAGATCCACACGCTCTTCGCCAAGCACATCAAGCTGGACTGCGAG CGGTGCCAGGCCAAGGGCTTCGTGTGTGAGCTCTGCAGAGAGGGCGACGTGCTGTTCCCGTTCGACAGCCACACGTCTGTGTGCGCCGACTGCTCCGCGGTCTTCCACAG GGACTGCTACTACGACAACTCCACCACGTGTCCCAAGTGTGCCCGGCTCAGCCTGAGGAAGCAGTCGCTCTTCCAGGAGCCAGGTCCCGATGTGGAGGCCTAG